The Purpureocillium takamizusanense chromosome 11, complete sequence region CAACCCTGAAACCGTTGGATATCCCGTAGAATTCTCGTGCGCCGTCCGCCATGCTTCCATCTAAGTGGTCAAGTGGTATTCTTCCCATGAAGCCTAAACTCCCAGTCTCGTGTTTCGCGGGAAGATAGGATGATTGTTGTTGATCCAGTACATGTGTCATTAGATGGAGGCAGTGTTGGTCTCCAGCATCTCCTTCATCTCCgtgagctgctcctcggtcGGGTCATCCGAGATCCACGGGCCCTTCTCGTCTTCCGTGGCGCCCAGgaagccctcggcgcgcttcAGCGTCTGGACGTCCAGGTCCGTCACGTATGACTTGCCATCCGACAGCTTGATGCGCACCTCGTGATCCGTGGAGAGCATCatgtcgtccttggccaggcggcgagggccgtcgAACACCGCCATGATGCGCTTCTTCATGTTCATCTGCCCCTTGTCAAACCCCCAAGACGACGGGTAGTCGCGGCGGTTTTTCCGACCGCGAGCCTTGGTGGCGAgcgggacgccgccgcgcgagtGGGTCATGCCACGCGACTTCTGGACACCATTGGGGGGGttcgacttcttcttggtcGAGGGGGACGAGTTGGCTCTTGACGTAGTCTCatcggcgtcgttgtcgtcctccatctcctcgtcatcctcgtcctcctccgtctgGACCGTCTGCGTGGTCGTGGGCAAGTTGTTCTTCTCGAGTGTCTGGTGGACGCTCTTGTCGTTCTCAACCTCGGCCAGGCGCTGAGCGTTTAtggcctcggccgggtcCTCCTGCTGCACAATGCGCAGCACACAGTCGTCCAGATGCTCGTAGAAGTCCTGCGCATTGGAGAAGGTCTGAGAGCAAGTGCTGCACTTGCCAGTAGCATCGGGTGCGTAGCCAGTCAGCTTCTTGCCAGCGCTGACGCCAGTAGGTGTCTTCTTGCGGCTGTTGGGCGGCGTCTGCTCCACGCCATGAACCGCAGTCAGATGCCTCTTGAAGACGTCTGCTCTGTTGAACGACTTCTCCGCGGGGGAGCCGGATCCGGGACAAAAGCCGCACACCATGGTGCCCTTGTAGTGCGTCAGGGTGTGGCGGTTCTTGTCGTACTTGCGAGCAAAGCCTTTGACGTGATACTCGCAAGTCTGGATGGGGCACTTCTCGGGGCGCTCATTCTGGTGTGTGAGCATGTGCGCCTTGAGGTCCTTGAAGACCTTGCCGCAGTCGGGGTAGGTGCAgcgctgcttctccttggtcTCGTCGTTGCTGTGGTACTCGGCGGAGCCAGGCGAAATGAAGCCGCCGGGCATGCTGACGCGACGGCCCGTGTCCATGGGCGCCCCATAAGGGCTACCAGCGAAGCCGGCCTGGAAGGGCCCATTGTGGAGGTAGGGTGAGGAGCTGTTGGTGCGGAGGAGATTGGGCtgaggcgacgaggagacaGAAGGCGAGGGGACGAAGGGATTCGGCGCATGCTGAAAATGGCCGTCATAGGGCGAAATGGCCATGGGTGGACGCGCGATCTCGGGATGGATCAAGGACGGGTCTGAGCCGCGAGGAAGAGAGTCAGCAAGCATGATTAGCCGAGGGCGTCACACCGAGAACGACGGCGATGTTGGcaacgacagcggcgacgggatGGTCTAGAAACGCATCGCAGCACGCGGGCACATGGACGAGACGGGAGGATGAGCTCGGGCCCggctgacgatgacgacacAGGGAATTGTAGGTCAAGGTGTTTGGTGAAGATGAGGTGCGTGGTGGGAGAGCGGGAACACGGCAGGCCgtccggccgcccgcccgccggcagtggagctggtggtggtggtgggtgggtggacgGCTGCCTCCCCAGCAGGCTAGGGGCAatggagggcagggcaggggcagggtccgggggcagggcaggcctGGGAGCGCCGACAGCCCACCCTCCACTTGGCGGAGCGGGAGAGCGCTCTCAgtggctgcgctgccctGCACTCCAATGCACTGCACTGGGttgcgctgggctgggctgcactgcactgcactgcacgtcTGCGCGGTGCATCCGTCTCCGTGGGCGGGGCTCGCGGTTGAGCCAGCGGACCACTGCGACGCGGCTCAGGCACCACATCATTGACGACGGTGCCTCCAGGAGCGGGTACCACTTCCCAAAAGGTCTCAGGCGCAGCGTGCGTAGCCAGCTGAGCAGCGGAGCCACCATGCAGGGCCACCCACTGAGGGAAGACCGTCCAGTTGAGGCCGTGAGACCCCCAATGTGAAAAGTGATCAAGGCGCGCCCGAATATGCTTGCGCGGAGGCACCGATGTCAAGGGCAACGAGGGCCGAAAGATGCCCATCAAAATCTTGCCCAAGGGCCAGCCAGGTACGGGGTAAAAAGAAAAAACGGTGCGGCAGGGGTGgggaggtgctgctgcagcaaTGCCTGCGGTCGGTCGTGCCGGCCAACACTCAGGCACGGAAAACCTTCTGTTGGACCTTGCGCTTGCAACGACCTGCAACGGCCGGGTCGCCGGCGTGGGGGCGAGCGGTCCAAGCAGGTGGGAACGCAGCGCAATGCCCCCCGAAAGGTTATCTCGAGCCGCGTGTGTGGGAACAGTGGAGGTGACCAAGGCTCGAgagaaaggaaagaaaatgACACTACTCACCAACGAATGTCTTCGTCTGCGAAGCTGCAAAGTTGAAGGCGCCCAGGTCTTCCATGCTCGTGCCGGGGAAGTACTCGGTGCCTGTAATGTAGTCGTTGCCAACAATGCTTGGCTGCACAGCCATGCCCTGTGCGTTCcactcggcgacgccgccgagttgGCCGTGGTTGGACTGAGGCGAGCCGATGGCCGATGAGGGTGCTGATGGCGCAGAAGCCGAGGAAAGGCTCGAGGATGGCAATCGCATGTCGCTGTCGTCATGGTACGATCCCGGCGAGGCACGACCGTTGACGAGGTAGTTTGGGGTGTCGGCGTAGAGCGAGGCTTCGAAGCCCAtggtcgtcgcggccggaTAGGCGTCCTGGCCTGAGCGCGGGAAGCCGGCGCCAAAGGCACTATCGGCAGTGAGGCCCATATCCATTGGCGGAGACGTGAAGGCGTGCTGAGGAGGCTCGGGATAGCTttgttgctgatgctggAACATGTGGAACGGTtgctcggccatggcggccatAGTGCGTCTCATTCAAGGGAGTTTCTCTGCTCGAACATGGTCAGCGGCCGCGGTTCTCTGGTGTGGGCGGATGCCACGTTATTTGAACCAGTTCCTCACCCTTTGAAATTGTGCTTTTTTCCCACGTTCGAATGTGTCACAAGAATGGTGTCTCacggggccgccgaggaacTGTGGCGGGGCCTCGGGAGAGTCGCGGGCAGGGGAGGGTCGAGGTTGCGATTATGACGTGCCCTGGTAGTGTCTCGTGCCGCGCTGCCTCCCTTTGTTGTCCCAAAagggtgctgctgctgggcaatGGGAAACTGCTGGATAtattttttttctttccgTCTCGTCCTCACAGGTATAGTGGTGGTCAAGCCCCAGTGTTGTTGCTATCGATCAAGTCGCAAACGCAAGCAGgtcgcgcgaggcgggccggcgaggagcagagcACAGCAGCGAGGTGCAGTGTTATTCTCACGCGGACTAGGGCGTAATGGGTTGTGATCTGCCAACGAGTGAAGCTGTCGTAGAGTTGCAACGTCAGGCAAGGCAGTTGAGCTTTGTCGATGAGAGGCTTGTGTGTCCGTCCGAAGCTTTGGGACGTTGGGGGCCCCACGAAGTAGATATAGGCAACGTGCATCCGGGTTGCCAAAGGACTGGGCCCAGCCGGACGGGATCGACCTCAAGGAGGGAGTCAAACGATGCTAGGCAATGGTTTACTATCGTAGGGCAGAGAAGGGGGGAGTGCCAGCCTCATCCGGGGGGGCGGTTCCCAAGGGCATGGGGAGGGGTGTGCgaaggcgccgcggcgtgagATCTGGAGGTGGGAAGGAAAAGACGGCATCCAACAGCGGGCTAATTCAGGACTCGAGAGAGCCCTGCGCTTGCGCATCCCGgcggggatggagggggggcggcctCCAGGGAGGGGGTGCACAAATGCCCGGCCGGGCGTGAAGATGCGTTGGTGTCGAttgaaggggagggaggggtgcCGGGGGGCGTGTGGGTTCCGTGAAGAAGGTTGATGATAATGGCGGTAGAGGGGG contains the following coding sequences:
- a CDS encoding uncharacterized protein (COG:S~EggNog:ENOG503PBMQ); the encoded protein is MRRTMAAMAEQPFHMFQHQQQSYPEPPQHAFTSPPMDMGLTADSAFGAGFPRSGQDAYPAATTMGFEASLYADTPNYLVNGRASPGSYHDDSDMRLPSSSLSSASAPSAPSSAIGSPQSNHGQLGGVAEWNAQGMAVQPSIVGNDYITGTEYFPGTSMEDLGAFNFAASQTKTFVDPSLIHPEIARPPMAISPYDGHFQHAPNPFVPSPSVSSSPQPNLLRTNSSSPYLHNGPFQAGFAGSPYGAPMDTGRRVSMPGGFISPGSAEYHSNDETKEKQRCTYPDCGKVFKDLKAHMLTHQNERPEKCPIQTCEYHVKGFARKYDKNRHTLTHYKGTMVCGFCPGSGSPAEKSFNRADVFKRHLTAVHGVEQTPPNSRKKTPTGVSAGKKLTGYAPDATGKCSTCSQTFSNAQDFYEHLDDCVLRIVQQEDPAEAINAQRLAEVENDKSVHQTLEKNNLPTTTQTVQTEEDEDDEEMEDDNDADETTSRANSSPSTKKKSNPPNGVQKSRGMTHSRGGVPLATKARGRKNRRDYPSSWGFDKGQMNMKKRIMAVFDGPRRLAKDDMMLSTDHEVRIKLSDGKSYVTDLDVQTLKRAEGFLGATEDEKGPWISDDPTEEQLTEMKEMLETNTASI